In Vibrio hippocampi, a single genomic region encodes these proteins:
- a CDS encoding DUF2513 domain-containing protein: MRIDIEYIKKFLDTVQDHDKPDFTINLDEIKPLWLNDDEKLNKLVFHMEIMEDQRLIESSTNTSGIGFQRMGGGGGFSVSIIPLRLTARGHQFASDLSKPGVIEKLTTTFKDAGPTETVKVVFALGKNFLDSQLKGLLEE, encoded by the coding sequence ATGAGAATAGACATTGAGTATATTAAAAAATTTCTAGATACGGTTCAGGATCATGATAAGCCTGATTTTACTATTAATCTCGATGAAATTAAGCCGCTTTGGTTAAATGACGATGAGAAGTTAAATAAGCTCGTTTTTCATATGGAAATAATGGAAGATCAAAGGCTTATAGAAAGTTCAACGAATACAAGTGGCATTGGCTTCCAAAGAATGGGAGGCGGCGGTGGTTTTTCAGTTAGCATAATTCCACTAAGGCTAACCGCAAGGGGACATCAATTTGCTTCTGACCTTTCTAAGCCTGGAGTAATTGAGAAACTAACGACAACATTCAAAGATGCAGGGCCAACTGAAACAGTAAAGGTGGTGTTTGCTCTCGGAAAAAACTTCCTCGACAGCCAGCTTAAAGGCTTGCTAGAAGAGTAA
- a CDS encoding toll/interleukin-1 receptor domain-containing protein encodes MEHKSYLIALDYGDRAKEKKFVGDVLDKFDKDTLVGAMLYVNNNIYALSCHLFLNFEKNSEIFEEWLNINYPEKHRIYNLFSHDLMKAMGNRSCNGMGLLDSDMLEYQMPSLTNEIFLHPDRSIYDETFPPVLKEMTNYSVFLSHSSADKALVDTFFNELQKSEVEAWFDRYEISPGDSITDKINDGLDKSKVGLLFLSKSFISGKSGWTMNEANYFFQKRMRRSKKNFIVVNIDLEHDEMPPLLQDYLYLNYDDSECIPKIVNELRKINL; translated from the coding sequence ATGGAACATAAATCGTATCTAATCGCTCTAGATTATGGTGATAGAGCAAAGGAAAAAAAGTTTGTAGGTGATGTTTTAGATAAGTTTGATAAAGATACGCTTGTCGGCGCAATGCTTTACGTAAACAATAATATTTACGCATTGTCTTGTCACTTATTTCTTAATTTTGAAAAAAATTCTGAAATTTTTGAAGAGTGGTTAAACATCAATTACCCTGAGAAACATAGGATTTATAATCTGTTTTCCCATGACTTAATGAAGGCTATGGGTAACAGAAGTTGTAATGGTATGGGGTTATTAGATAGTGATATGCTTGAATATCAAATGCCTTCATTGACAAATGAGATATTCCTTCACCCTGATCGTTCTATTTATGATGAAACTTTCCCTCCGGTGTTAAAAGAAATGACAAATTACTCAGTATTTTTATCACACTCAAGCGCTGACAAGGCACTAGTAGATACGTTTTTTAATGAACTCCAAAAGTCAGAAGTTGAAGCTTGGTTTGATAGATATGAAATATCTCCAGGTGATAGTATAACTGATAAAATTAACGATGGTTTAGATAAAAGCAAAGTAGGGCTTCTGTTTCTTTCCAAAAGTTTTATTAGTGGAAAATCTGGTTGGACGATGAATGAAGCAAATTACTTTTTCCAGAAGCGTATGAGGCGAAGTAAAAAGAATTTCATCGTCGTAAATATTGATCTCGAACATGACGAAATGCCTCCATTGCTACAAGACTATTTATATTTGAACTACGATGATTCTGAGTGTATACCTAAAATTGTAAACGAACTTCGAAAAATAAATTTATAA
- the folD gene encoding bifunctional methylenetetrahydrofolate dehydrogenase/methenyltetrahydrofolate cyclohydrolase FolD — protein MTAQNIDGKLISQTVRSEVAARVKARTDAGLRAPGLAVVLVGEDPASQVYVGSKRRACEEVGFVSKSFDLPANAAQEQLLELVDQLNNDPEVDGILVQLPLPAGIDTTHVLERIIPEKDVDGFHPYNVGRLAQRIPKLRSCTPKGIVTLLERYNIQMRGKHAVIVGASNIVGRPMTLELLLAGCTTTTCHRFTKDLESHVRQADLVVVAVGKPHFIPGEWIKPGAVVVDVGINRLEDGSLVGDVDYKVAKENASFITPVPGGVGPMTVASLIENTMIACEQFHTPKK, from the coding sequence ATGACTGCGCAAAATATTGATGGGAAATTGATTTCTCAAACGGTCCGCTCAGAAGTGGCGGCGCGTGTTAAAGCTCGCACGGATGCTGGATTACGAGCACCAGGTTTGGCTGTCGTTCTAGTCGGGGAAGACCCTGCCTCTCAAGTTTACGTCGGCAGTAAGCGTCGAGCGTGTGAAGAAGTTGGCTTTGTTTCTAAGTCTTTTGACCTGCCTGCCAATGCTGCTCAAGAACAGTTGCTTGAGTTAGTTGACCAGCTCAATAACGACCCTGAGGTAGACGGTATTTTGGTACAGCTTCCATTACCCGCAGGTATCGATACGACCCATGTTTTAGAGCGCATTATTCCCGAGAAAGACGTTGACGGTTTCCACCCTTATAACGTCGGGCGACTGGCTCAGCGTATTCCTAAGCTCCGTTCTTGTACACCAAAAGGCATTGTCACCCTACTTGAGCGCTACAACATTCAGATGCGCGGCAAGCATGCGGTGATTGTCGGTGCTTCTAACATCGTTGGTCGTCCAATGACACTAGAGTTGCTGCTGGCGGGCTGTACGACCACAACTTGCCACCGCTTTACCAAAGATTTAGAGAGCCATGTCCGCCAAGCGGATTTGGTGGTGGTTGCTGTGGGTAAACCTCACTTCATCCCCGGTGAGTGGATCAAACCCGGTGCCGTGGTGGTCGATGTCGGTATTAACCGCTTAGAAGATGGATCACTTGTCGGCGATGTCGATTACAAAGTCGCCAAAGAGAATGCAAGTTTTATCACACCGGTTCCGGGTGGCGTCGGTCCTATGACGGTGGCGAGTCTGATCGAGAACACCATGATTGCTTGCGAGCAGTTCCATACGCCGAAAAAATAG
- a CDS encoding lytic murein transglycosylase — translation MKKLLSVMLGAALSLNAFASDKGTFDDYVNGLKQEAREQGISESILSEAFQGVEFKPRAVTADRNQPEKKLTLDEYIPRAVPDWKVKQAKQLYQQHYSDLKRIGDEYGVQPRFIVALWGVESNFGKFTGNYRVIDALSTLAYEGRREAFFRKEALAALNILQQGHISPDKMKGSWAGAMGQCQFMPSSFLTFAADGNGDGKKDIWNTKADVFASTANYLSGSGWDENYTWGRQVKVPAGISPELQGREASKGKFLAEWSKLGITRYDGRALPTLDEDIKAWLIMPDDDNGRSYLVYNNYNVLMRWNRSYYFALAVSHLADRIVMD, via the coding sequence GTGAAGAAATTATTGTCAGTAATGCTAGGTGCAGCGCTTTCTTTAAATGCGTTTGCAAGTGACAAAGGCACCTTTGATGACTACGTTAATGGACTGAAACAAGAAGCGAGAGAGCAGGGGATCTCTGAGTCCATTCTTTCCGAGGCGTTTCAAGGGGTAGAGTTTAAACCCCGCGCTGTAACGGCAGATAGAAACCAGCCAGAGAAAAAACTGACGCTTGATGAATATATCCCCAGAGCGGTACCCGATTGGAAAGTAAAACAAGCCAAACAACTGTACCAACAACACTACAGCGACCTAAAGCGCATTGGTGATGAGTATGGCGTACAACCGAGGTTTATCGTTGCCCTATGGGGTGTTGAGAGTAACTTTGGTAAGTTCACTGGCAATTACCGCGTGATTGATGCGCTATCGACCCTTGCCTATGAGGGACGTCGTGAGGCGTTCTTCCGCAAAGAGGCGCTAGCCGCTTTGAATATTCTGCAACAAGGTCATATTTCACCGGATAAGATGAAAGGTTCTTGGGCCGGCGCAATGGGGCAGTGTCAATTTATGCCGAGTTCGTTTTTAACTTTCGCGGCTGATGGTAATGGCGATGGCAAAAAAGATATCTGGAACACCAAAGCGGATGTGTTTGCGTCCACAGCTAACTACCTTTCAGGCTCAGGTTGGGATGAAAACTACACTTGGGGCAGACAGGTAAAAGTACCAGCAGGTATCTCCCCAGAGTTGCAGGGTCGTGAAGCAAGCAAAGGTAAATTTTTAGCGGAGTGGTCTAAATTGGGTATCACTCGCTATGACGGCAGAGCATTACCAACCCTAGATGAAGACATCAAAGCTTGGCTTATCATGCCGGATGATGATAACGGTCGTAGTTATCTAGTGTATAACAACTACAATGTGCTGATGCGCTGGAATCGTTCGTACTACTTTGCCCTTGCGGTGAGTCACTTAGCTGACCGTATCGTTATGGATTAG
- a CDS encoding YcgL domain-containing protein, whose amino-acid sequence MLCSIYKSAKKEGAYLYIAKKDDFSPVPEALMETFGKATLVMVVNLANRELAQVDVVKVKQSIEEQGFFLQLPPPTENLLDEYKQRKTQQQ is encoded by the coding sequence ATGCTTTGTTCCATATATAAAAGCGCAAAAAAAGAAGGGGCTTACCTCTACATTGCCAAAAAAGATGACTTCTCTCCGGTTCCGGAAGCCTTGATGGAGACCTTTGGCAAAGCAACCTTAGTGATGGTGGTGAATTTAGCCAACAGAGAGTTAGCACAGGTTGATGTAGTGAAGGTCAAGCAGTCGATAGAGGAGCAGGGCTTTTTTCTACAATTACCACCACCAACTGAAAACTTACTTGATGAATACAAACAGCGAAAAACGCAGCAACAATAG